The following proteins are encoded in a genomic region of Limosilactobacillus reuteri subsp. reuteri:
- a CDS encoding SGNH/GDSL hydrolase family protein translates to MTKLVAFGDSIFAGWDGKENVSANQRIPELIGQHLGWQVANVAIGGTKYDNSSNGFTAMVNKTDVSGFDYALVSYGVNNFSWPEALATVKQNAVNGFEALKRKNPNIKILLELPTEDFRQGSKTLYDVNNAFWNQNQLDDMLIDVAKQEGLEYYDWRPDPLITYENANQTLGDGNTGVHPTKATMRAIAQRLAEKFKQMAGGTVQPSPPPHIDPPHDNPPKTDKPENKPQPPVVKTVDELRLDRLADLFGIGTNVSNGINRTLNKINELYSQMHNLMGTDSKQVQATLIAPDNALTRPLRNYVLLSFFNLEREVNELISLCNSNWLCDPETGAKTSLLRLLRVDSLATDAHYKDTVNYNWYLIENKLNTLIGYINKILKGE, encoded by the coding sequence ATGACCAAACTAGTTGCGTTTGGCGATTCAATTTTTGCTGGTTGGGACGGAAAAGAAAATGTTTCAGCCAATCAACGGATCCCTGAATTGATTGGTCAACACTTAGGCTGGCAGGTAGCCAATGTAGCGATTGGCGGAACTAAGTATGACAATAGTTCAAATGGCTTTACGGCGATGGTCAATAAGACTGACGTATCAGGGTTCGACTATGCGCTAGTAAGTTATGGAGTTAATAACTTCAGCTGGCCCGAAGCCTTAGCAACTGTTAAGCAGAATGCGGTTAATGGGTTTGAGGCGTTAAAGCGTAAGAACCCTAACATTAAAATCTTGTTGGAATTGCCGACTGAGGACTTTCGACAAGGAAGCAAGACCCTTTATGATGTCAACAATGCTTTCTGGAACCAGAATCAGTTAGACGACATGTTAATTGACGTTGCCAAACAAGAAGGGCTTGAATATTACGACTGGCGCCCAGATCCATTAATTACCTACGAAAATGCTAATCAAACACTGGGTGACGGTAATACAGGAGTACACCCAACGAAAGCAACGATGCGAGCTATTGCTCAACGGCTAGCAGAGAAGTTTAAGCAAATGGCAGGTGGAACAGTTCAACCGAGTCCACCACCACATATTGACCCTCCTCACGATAATCCACCTAAAACTGATAAGCCAGAAAATAAGCCTCAACCACCAGTTGTTAAAACAGTTGATGAGTTGAGGCTTGACCGTTTAGCAGATTTATTTGGGATTGGTACCAATGTGAGTAACGGGATTAACCGGACGCTCAACAAGATTAATGAACTTTATAGCCAAATGCACAACCTTATGGGAACGGATAGTAAGCAGGTTCAGGCAACGTTAATCGCTCCCGACAATGCGCTTACTCGTCCGCTTCGCAACTATGTATTATTAAGTTTCTTCAACTTAGAGCGAGAAGTTAACGAGCTGATTAGCTTATGTAATAGCAACTGGTTATGTGACCCTGAAACGGGTGCTAAAACTAGCCTATTGCGATTGCTACGTGTTGACAGTTTGGCGACTGATGCTCATTACAAAGATACCGTTAATTACAACTGGTATCTGATTGAAAACAAATTAAACACGTTAATTGGTTATATTAATAAGATATTGAAAGGAGAATGA
- a CDS encoding XkdX family protein, producing MIEIIKMLAQQYADIRWAVKDGAITKEQYKEFTGKKYAE from the coding sequence ATGATTGAGATAATCAAAATGCTAGCTCAACAGTATGCTGATATTCGCTGGGCAGTTAAAGACGGGGCAATTACAAAGGAACAATATAAAGAATTTACTGGCAAAAAGTATGCAGAGTAA
- the ltrA gene encoding group II intron reverse transcriptase/maturase has protein sequence MRQSQKTEQQADRLSRIGLENRKYTRARSTDYGEGKGMSVTIQDLVLDRNNLNQAYLRVKRNKGAAGIDDMTVNDLLPYLRENKTELIASLREGKYKPAPVKRVEIPKPNGGVRKLGIPTVVDRMVQQAVAQILTPIFERVFSDNSFGFRPHRGAHDAIAKVVDLYNQGYRRVVDLDLKAYFDNVNHDLMIKYLQQYIDDPWTLRLIRKFLTSGVLDHGLFAKSEKGTPQGGPLSPILANIYLNELDKELTRRGHHFVRYADDCNIYVKSQRAGERVMRSITQFLEKRLKVKVNPDKTKVGSPLRLKFLGFSLGVDHNGAYARPAKQSQQRVKKALRLLTKRNRGISLTRMFEEIQRKMRGWLQYYSIGKLTDFIQRLDKWLRARIRQYIWKQWKKLKTKVTNLQKLGLSQRDAYVFASTRKGYWRTAHSKTLSYSLTNRKLEQLGLMNMSKTLQSIQSD, from the coding sequence GTGCGACAATCGCAGAAAACAGAACAACAAGCTGACCGCTTGTCGAGGATAGGTTTGGAAAACCGAAAGTACACAAGGGCGCGTAGTACCGATTATGGTGAAGGTAAAGGTATGAGTGTCACTATCCAAGACTTAGTCTTGGACCGCAATAACCTTAATCAGGCTTATTTGCGAGTTAAGAGAAATAAAGGGGCAGCAGGCATTGACGATATGACAGTCAATGACCTTCTGCCATATCTCAGAGAAAATAAGACGGAATTGATTGCTAGTTTGCGTGAGGGCAAGTATAAACCAGCACCAGTCAAACGGGTAGAAATTCCGAAGCCTAATGGTGGAGTAAGAAAACTCGGAATACCAACAGTGGTGGACCGAATGGTTCAACAAGCTGTGGCCCAAATTCTTACACCTATCTTTGAGCGTGTTTTCTCTGATAATAGTTTTGGCTTCCGCCCTCACCGTGGGGCTCACGACGCTATTGCAAAAGTAGTAGATCTTTATAATCAAGGTTATCGAAGAGTTGTCGACTTAGACCTAAAAGCCTATTTTGATAATGTTAATCATGACTTGATGATTAAGTATCTTCAACAATATATTGATGACCCATGGACACTAAGGCTCATTCGTAAGTTTCTAACTAGCGGAGTCTTAGACCATGGGCTTTTCGCTAAGAGTGAAAAAGGAACCCCACAAGGAGGGCCATTGTCACCAATACTGGCGAATATCTATCTAAATGAGTTGGATAAAGAGTTGACTAGACGTGGTCACCACTTTGTGCGCTATGCGGATGATTGTAACATTTATGTTAAAAGTCAACGAGCCGGAGAACGAGTAATGCGAAGCATTACCCAGTTTCTTGAAAAGCGATTGAAAGTTAAAGTGAACCCAGATAAAACCAAAGTCGGTAGCCCGCTACGGTTAAAGTTTCTTGGCTTTTCGTTGGGTGTAGACCACAATGGAGCCTACGCCCGTCCAGCAAAACAATCGCAACAACGAGTAAAGAAAGCATTGAGGTTATTAACTAAACGTAATCGTGGAATATCTCTGACAAGAATGTTTGAAGAAATTCAGCGAAAAATGCGTGGATGGCTTCAGTACTACTCAATTGGGAAACTAACTGACTTTATTCAACGCCTTGACAAGTGGTTGAGGGCCCGAATAAGACAGTATATCTGGAAGCAATGGAAGAAGCTTAAAACTAAGGTAACTAACTTACAGAAGCTGGGGCTGTCCCAGCGTGATGCATACGTCTTCGCTAGTACCCGCAAGGGCTACTGGCGAACTGCACACAGTAAGACCTTGAGCTATTCTCTAACAAATAGAAAACTGGAACAACTCGGACTTATGAATATGTCCAAGACGCTCCAGTCAATTCAAAGTGATTAA
- a CDS encoding phage tail protein, with product MNGDKLIIEDIHGKRAALKAVLFDQVEWTYAVNGDYTLTFTAYDDGSEAYSMLTNQSWVYDHGEIFVIKQVSDAPSQGSSAIQVTCSQIYTELSRSKSVDGNTDWGDIGHKASPDSNAPNQTNQDNKDDENTSLTPIGPEQIMKYYIGDANNTNGNNWLNFTWEIKGQFDPQPVALDAVSLKTGISKITETWTDAVIFPMAKHITVYSHDEFYKDRGHRLDYLNNVSDIQIDIDSNSIINEARCVGATYTQQDTSTTDTGLPNGTITSGKGAQAVINDAKKYLGVPYVYGGAGGTRGGNPWSGMDCSSFVSQVYQDFGIRVPAQTIAMEPSFHQVSTPQTGDVGFYGPHGGTHHICLMLDANTMIYEPEPGESCKIEPVSYYPPSWYARNDQMAAVVSQGASDEDDGTDATTTTETDTTQYYFQPFIVKDQESIDRWGLFFAPDDITNDSIQDKDQMRDYALKQFHPNPDMSITCTMMNNERPIPGDIVHFEIKQRNYKSKLPIVGFTWYSHRRSSNNTTITLNSVEKSILDYEQSFNNAANRPTQIINPGWSKQTWTRQEVRTFGENIEKPNTDQDTNNS from the coding sequence ATGAATGGCGATAAGTTAATCATTGAAGATATTCATGGTAAGCGTGCAGCACTAAAAGCGGTATTGTTCGATCAAGTAGAGTGGACTTACGCGGTTAATGGTGACTATACCCTTACCTTTACTGCTTATGATGACGGATCAGAAGCATACAGTATGCTAACTAATCAGTCTTGGGTATATGATCATGGTGAGATTTTTGTTATTAAACAGGTAAGTGATGCGCCTAGTCAAGGGTCTTCGGCAATTCAAGTTACTTGTTCTCAAATCTATACTGAATTATCTCGATCAAAGAGTGTTGATGGTAATACCGATTGGGGCGATATAGGTCACAAAGCATCACCTGATAGCAATGCTCCTAATCAAACAAATCAAGATAATAAAGATGATGAAAATACTAGTTTAACGCCAATCGGACCCGAGCAAATAATGAAGTACTACATTGGTGATGCCAACAATACAAATGGTAATAACTGGCTAAATTTCACTTGGGAAATCAAAGGTCAATTTGATCCCCAACCTGTAGCACTTGATGCCGTTTCTCTTAAAACAGGAATTTCTAAAATAACTGAAACCTGGACTGACGCAGTAATTTTCCCGATGGCCAAACATATTACCGTTTATTCGCATGATGAGTTCTATAAAGATCGTGGCCATCGTCTAGACTACTTGAATAATGTTTCTGACATTCAAATTGACATTGATTCTAATTCAATTATTAATGAAGCACGATGTGTAGGAGCCACTTATACACAACAAGATACATCGACTACGGATACAGGATTACCTAACGGAACAATTACAAGTGGTAAAGGTGCACAAGCAGTTATCAATGATGCAAAAAAGTATTTAGGCGTTCCTTATGTATATGGTGGAGCTGGTGGAACCCGTGGCGGAAATCCATGGTCGGGAATGGACTGTTCATCTTTTGTAAGTCAAGTTTATCAAGACTTTGGAATTAGAGTTCCTGCTCAAACTATTGCAATGGAACCTAGTTTTCACCAAGTATCAACACCACAAACAGGGGATGTTGGGTTTTATGGTCCCCATGGTGGTACCCATCATATTTGTTTAATGCTAGACGCAAATACAATGATTTATGAACCTGAACCTGGAGAAAGCTGCAAGATTGAACCTGTTAGCTACTACCCACCTTCATGGTACGCGAGAAACGACCAAATGGCAGCAGTTGTCTCACAAGGTGCATCTGATGAGGATGACGGAACTGATGCAACCACAACTACTGAAACAGATACAACTCAGTACTATTTCCAGCCATTTATTGTAAAGGACCAGGAAAGCATTGATCGTTGGGGATTATTCTTTGCTCCTGATGATATTACTAATGATTCCATTCAAGATAAAGATCAGATGAGAGATTATGCACTGAAACAATTTCATCCTAACCCAGATATGTCTATTACTTGCACGATGATGAATAATGAACGACCTATCCCTGGCGATATTGTTCATTTTGAAATCAAACAACGAAACTATAAGTCTAAGTTACCAATTGTTGGTTTTACTTGGTATTCGCATAGAAGATCATCAAATAATACTACAATTACTTTGAATAGTGTTGAAAAATCTATTCTTGATTATGAACAATCATTCAATAATGCTGCTAATCGTCCTACACAGATAATCAATCCAGGATGGTCAAAGCAGACTTGGACGAGACAGGAGGTGAGAACATTTGGAGAAAACATTGAAAAGCCAAATACCGATCAAGATACTAACAACAGCTAA
- a CDS encoding MazG-like family protein yields the protein MNYEDLFQKIDEWAHERGIDHADPRVEFMKMAEELGELSSAYNKENQTKLIDSIGDLQIALLIFCKLVGVDHQQALTAAYQEIAKQTGKTTADGVFIKESDLKLRNKKEK from the coding sequence ATGAATTACGAGGATCTGTTTCAAAAAATTGATGAGTGGGCGCATGAACGCGGGATTGACCACGCGGATCCACGTGTCGAATTTATGAAGATGGCAGAAGAGCTTGGCGAACTTTCTAGTGCGTATAATAAGGAAAATCAGACTAAGCTTATCGACAGCATCGGTGACTTACAGATTGCACTGCTAATCTTTTGTAAATTAGTGGGCGTTGACCATCAACAAGCGCTTACCGCAGCTTATCAAGAAATTGCAAAGCAAACGGGTAAGACAACTGCCGATGGGGTATTCATCAAAGAAAGCGACCTTAAATTAAGAAATAAAAAGGAGAAATAG
- the tnpA gene encoding IS200/IS605 family transposase, with amino-acid sequence MANKLNSLAHTKWLCKYHIVFIPKYRRKAIFNQYRRDLRDYIRLLCKYKGVEIIEGHMMPDHVHLLVSIPPKLSVSQFMGYLKGKSALMMFDRHANLKYKYGNRHFWAEGYYVSTVGLNESTIKKYIRDQEKHDIAMDKLTSVEYSDPFKGK; translated from the coding sequence ATGGCTAATAAATTAAATAGCTTAGCCCATACGAAGTGGTTATGTAAGTATCACATCGTATTCATACCAAAGTATAGACGTAAAGCGATCTTCAATCAATACCGAAGAGACCTGAGAGATTATATTCGTTTGTTGTGCAAATATAAGGGAGTAGAAATAATTGAAGGTCATATGATGCCAGATCATGTGCACTTGTTAGTAAGTATTCCGCCGAAACTAAGTGTCTCGCAGTTTATGGGATACTTAAAAGGGAAAAGTGCATTAATGATGTTTGATCGACATGCAAACTTAAAATACAAATATGGGAACCGACATTTTTGGGCTGAAGGCTACTATGTGAGTACAGTTGGATTAAATGAATCCACGATAAAGAAGTATATCCGAGATCAAGAGAAACATGATATAGCAATGGATAAGCTAACAAGTGTGGAATATTCGGACCCTTTTAAGGGTAAGTGA
- a CDS encoding phage tail family protein — translation MSEPEIYVKVGNQPEIKLTDKITGLSYLGMDDSGSSPQVVNNYQQLAAVDGQQFISEAYDKRTMNEKFSLNFMDYEDLQLAKHKLYNLLFGSRQLIRIRHSINMAKVYFAYPMTADVAPISPGANVATFTIPFENPSGYWFSIFRSDTVKDFNGDGTGYGMNYLGNNPGDYHFNSMNFTVYNPSDVAIDPYYQHHDMKVLIRFSGSKCKITNTTNNSSLEITKSQSGVITYDGVNCYVDNNNINNDTDFGTITLERGNNNFQITECSSVDITFSFPFIYLY, via the coding sequence GTGAGTGAACCAGAAATTTACGTTAAGGTTGGTAACCAGCCCGAAATAAAACTAACTGATAAAATCACTGGATTATCATACCTAGGAATGGATGATTCAGGTTCTAGCCCACAAGTAGTTAATAACTACCAACAATTAGCTGCAGTTGATGGTCAACAATTTATATCAGAGGCGTATGACAAACGAACAATGAATGAAAAGTTCTCATTAAACTTTATGGACTATGAGGATTTACAGTTAGCTAAGCATAAGCTCTATAATTTACTTTTTGGTAGTCGACAATTGATAAGGATTCGCCATTCTATTAATATGGCTAAAGTGTATTTCGCCTATCCGATGACCGCTGATGTTGCACCGATTAGTCCTGGAGCAAACGTAGCCACTTTTACAATCCCCTTTGAAAATCCGTCTGGATATTGGTTCAGTATTTTTCGCTCTGATACGGTGAAGGATTTTAATGGAGATGGAACTGGGTATGGAATGAACTACTTAGGAAATAACCCAGGAGATTACCACTTTAATTCAATGAATTTCACAGTTTATAATCCTAGCGATGTTGCTATTGATCCTTATTACCAACACCATGATATGAAAGTTCTGATAAGATTCTCAGGTAGTAAGTGTAAGATAACAAATACAACAAATAATTCGTCATTAGAAATTACCAAATCTCAATCAGGAGTAATTACTTATGATGGTGTTAATTGTTATGTTGATAATAACAATATTAACAATGATACAGATTTTGGCACGATTACCCTTGAACGTGGTAATAATAACTTTCAAATAACGGAATGCTCAAGTGTTGATATAACATTTAGCTTTCCGTTTATTTATTTGTATTAG
- a CDS encoding BppU family phage baseplate upper protein, which produces MADLIEAKDRNNRIILDTTVSADTTVKMPAMNGHQGDNGRVVPFVIVQGPNHLPMNMQGKSIDLVGVDHDGRLKISGATYKVIDPSVGTLDFTIPGAFYQALGDYQQAYFRIKDSNNQVISTINVAFTTLAGADYMTYGDSKIFNGYVSQSMAGVEQEVANWVNQLKAMLSGTEGAADVARSAVQALLAAISANQVATFGGNNNFTGENKFHGVTEIDNLQGPARQALFNYTDNKFNGLTSQLNSITGRLANVLRTDSAWTRDYTLGGCLSRANNGNDFALSKFHIMQNVNLILGRGDVKVDNDQDFNESQIYLPWTVDNADVAIAQMYHFEGYALPRLDIDSKKLNISLKGKRHEIERLSLVIIAFDR; this is translated from the coding sequence ATGGCTGATTTAATTGAAGCTAAAGACCGCAATAATCGGATTATCCTTGATACCACAGTTTCAGCCGATACTACGGTTAAAATGCCAGCAATGAATGGTCATCAAGGCGATAACGGGCGAGTTGTGCCATTTGTTATTGTACAAGGTCCTAATCACCTGCCAATGAATATGCAAGGCAAGTCGATTGACCTTGTGGGTGTTGACCATGATGGGCGGTTAAAAATTTCTGGTGCCACTTACAAAGTAATTGATCCATCTGTTGGTACGCTTGACTTTACAATTCCGGGAGCGTTCTATCAAGCACTTGGTGATTATCAGCAAGCCTATTTCCGTATTAAGGACAGTAACAATCAAGTTATTTCAACGATTAATGTTGCCTTTACTACGCTAGCTGGTGCTGACTATATGACCTATGGAGATTCTAAAATATTCAATGGATATGTAAGTCAAAGCATGGCTGGAGTTGAACAAGAAGTTGCTAACTGGGTTAATCAGCTTAAAGCAATGCTTTCAGGAACAGAGGGAGCAGCAGATGTTGCCCGTTCAGCAGTTCAAGCATTATTAGCTGCAATCTCGGCTAACCAAGTGGCAACTTTTGGTGGGAACAATAATTTTACTGGTGAGAACAAGTTCCACGGAGTTACTGAGATTGACAACTTGCAAGGACCAGCTCGCCAAGCGCTATTCAACTATACTGATAACAAGTTCAATGGTTTAACTAGCCAGCTTAATTCGATTACTGGACGGTTAGCTAATGTATTGAGAACCGATTCCGCTTGGACTCGTGATTATACCTTAGGTGGTTGTCTGTCACGTGCTAACAACGGAAATGACTTTGCTCTCTCTAAGTTCCATATTATGCAGAATGTGAACCTAATTCTAGGACGTGGTGATGTTAAGGTCGACAATGACCAAGACTTTAATGAATCACAAATCTATCTTCCATGGACCGTTGATAACGCTGATGTGGCAATTGCACAGATGTATCACTTTGAAGGGTATGCTTTACCACGTCTTGATATTGATAGTAAGAAGCTCAATATCAGTCTTAAAGGCAAGCGCCACGAAATTGAACGACTTAGTCTTGTAATTATTGCATTTGACAGATAG
- a CDS encoding exodeoxyribonuclease III — MKFISWNIDSINAALTGTSVRAGETREVLKKIAVMKPDVIAIQETKLSKNGPTKKHLTVLQELFPNYEVAWRSSVEPARKGYAGTMYLYLAQYEPKVTYPKINAPEPMDDEGRIITLEFPDFYVTEVYTPNSGNGLKRLDERQTWDDCYRDYLHELDQQKPVIASGDFNVAHEEIDLAHPATNHHSAGFTDEERTHFSKLLAAGFTDSFRHLHPDEKGVYSWWAQRVITSKQNNSGWRIDYWLVSDRLADKITEAGMIDSGERRDHTPIILEIDL, encoded by the coding sequence GTGAAATTTATTTCGTGGAACATTGATTCAATTAATGCAGCACTAACTGGAACCTCTGTACGGGCAGGGGAAACGCGGGAAGTATTAAAAAAGATTGCAGTGATGAAGCCAGATGTCATTGCCATTCAAGAGACCAAGCTGTCAAAGAATGGGCCAACTAAGAAGCATTTGACGGTTTTACAAGAATTATTCCCCAATTATGAAGTGGCATGGCGAAGTTCCGTTGAACCAGCACGGAAAGGGTATGCTGGGACCATGTACCTCTATTTAGCCCAATATGAGCCGAAAGTAACTTATCCTAAAATTAATGCGCCAGAACCAATGGATGATGAAGGAAGAATCATTACCCTTGAATTTCCGGACTTTTATGTTACAGAAGTATATACGCCAAATTCCGGCAATGGGCTTAAAAGGTTAGATGAGCGGCAAACGTGGGATGATTGTTACCGGGACTACCTGCATGAACTTGACCAACAAAAACCGGTAATTGCTAGTGGTGATTTTAATGTGGCTCATGAAGAGATTGATTTAGCTCATCCAGCAACCAACCATCATTCAGCCGGCTTTACCGATGAAGAACGTACGCATTTCTCAAAACTATTAGCTGCTGGCTTTACTGATAGTTTCCGGCACCTTCACCCCGACGAAAAGGGAGTTTATTCCTGGTGGGCACAACGGGTAATTACTAGTAAACAAAATAACTCTGGCTGGCGGATTGATTACTGGTTAGTCAGTGACCGGCTCGCTGATAAGATTACAGAAGCGGGGATGATCGATAGTGGAGAACGCCGCGATCATACGCCAATTATTCTAGAAATCGATCTTTAA
- a CDS encoding N-acetylmuramoyl-L-alanine amidase, translating to MKNKSFKKVKNLALATMASAFLLGSASVASANTGWQKQNGTYTYYESNGKVQKGRSYRQLPKANPGTSWYLTQDGKMLTGVQQWQGSYWFFNQDGTLHTKRDYVQSQWGDWYMIGDNGQVLSGVQQWMGNYYYFEPGTYLKANKQEYVKSQWGDWYMVGKDGRLMSGLVNWQENKYYFDPSTYLKVTNTNVTVNGVTYHADQNGILSEVQNTGFTPSQINHTYDLADWQGSSQTAINDYIIMHDVGAESGAAANANYLHNNWESAYTQFVVGDGGQVFEVGEPGYVSWGALNANPYSPVQIELGRTYNRDQFIKDYTAYINVARYYAKQYGIPLTLDAGGAGTPGVKTHNWVTENIGGSHVDPYGYLASWGIGYNQFASDIANGVNASQLNSVVYSQRQ from the coding sequence ATGAAAAATAAATCATTCAAGAAAGTTAAGAACTTGGCACTAGCAACAATGGCTAGTGCTTTTTTATTAGGTTCAGCAAGTGTTGCTTCTGCTAATACCGGTTGGCAAAAGCAGAATGGCACCTATACTTATTACGAGAGCAACGGGAAAGTGCAAAAGGGTCGTTCCTATCGGCAACTTCCTAAGGCTAATCCTGGAACAAGCTGGTATTTAACCCAAGATGGTAAGATGCTAACTGGAGTTCAACAATGGCAAGGTTCTTATTGGTTCTTTAATCAAGATGGAACCCTCCATACTAAGCGTGACTATGTGCAATCCCAGTGGGGTGATTGGTACATGATTGGTGATAATGGTCAGGTTCTTTCTGGAGTTCAACAATGGATGGGAAACTATTATTACTTTGAACCCGGCACTTATCTAAAAGCCAATAAGCAGGAGTACGTAAAGTCACAATGGGGTGACTGGTACATGGTTGGCAAAGATGGCCGTCTAATGAGCGGACTTGTTAACTGGCAAGAGAACAAGTATTACTTTGACCCATCAACCTATCTCAAAGTAACGAATACTAATGTAACGGTTAATGGCGTTACCTACCATGCGGACCAGAATGGGATTCTTTCAGAAGTACAGAATACTGGTTTCACTCCATCACAAATCAACCACACCTATGACCTAGCTGATTGGCAAGGTAGTAGCCAAACTGCAATCAACGATTACATCATCATGCACGATGTAGGTGCTGAGTCTGGTGCGGCTGCTAACGCTAACTACCTTCACAATAATTGGGAATCAGCTTATACCCAATTTGTTGTCGGCGACGGTGGTCAAGTCTTTGAGGTTGGTGAACCGGGTTATGTTTCTTGGGGTGCTTTGAACGCTAACCCTTATAGTCCAGTACAAATTGAGCTTGGTCGGACTTATAATCGTGATCAATTCATTAAGGACTACACTGCTTACATCAATGTTGCTCGGTACTATGCTAAGCAATATGGCATTCCGCTAACTCTTGATGCTGGTGGTGCAGGAACTCCTGGTGTTAAGACCCACAACTGGGTAACTGAAAATATTGGTGGATCACATGTTGATCCATATGGTTACCTTGCAAGTTGGGGTATTGGTTATAATCAATTTGCTTCTGATATTGCCAACGGGGTAAATGCTTCTCAACTTAATTCAGTTGTTTACTCGCAACGACAATAA
- a CDS encoding LacI family DNA-binding transcriptional regulator, protein MATIKEIAEKSGYSPATVSRLLNNDQNLSISPSTRNKIMTVANELGYWNNHKKNSQQQPIRPNLALLYRVSGKEQLQDEYFTFLRNAIIKEVDEAGAQVEIFSNIKDLIAAADSFQGFIGVGADRVTQDQLIELHQYLPHGVFVDINPMPQLFDSVQPNLELTIQDALHRLTKAGYERIGFIGGKGLNLNNIQQADAREIAFREFTGMQGIKEAPLYVDGPFNVKNGYQLGKRVLEQSGDNLPEAFIIASDTLSVGVLQAFNEAGVIVPRDTVVISINNSDVAKYVSPPLTSYNINQETLSRMAINLLQDLITHPQRPHVHLTVNTNIVFRKSFPKENK, encoded by the coding sequence ATGGCGACAATTAAAGAAATTGCGGAAAAATCAGGATATTCACCAGCAACGGTTTCGCGCCTTTTGAATAATGACCAAAATTTATCGATCAGTCCAAGCACCCGCAATAAGATCATGACGGTGGCTAACGAGCTTGGCTATTGGAACAACCACAAGAAAAACTCTCAGCAGCAACCAATCCGTCCTAATCTTGCTCTATTGTATCGGGTAAGTGGTAAAGAACAACTGCAAGATGAATATTTTACGTTTTTGCGAAATGCAATTATTAAAGAAGTCGATGAAGCTGGGGCGCAAGTTGAAATCTTTAGTAATATCAAAGATTTAATTGCGGCGGCTGATTCGTTCCAAGGATTTATTGGCGTGGGGGCGGACCGGGTAACGCAAGACCAGCTTATCGAACTTCATCAATACTTACCGCATGGCGTTTTTGTTGATATAAATCCGATGCCGCAATTATTTGATTCTGTCCAGCCTAACCTTGAATTAACGATTCAGGATGCTCTTCATCGTCTTACCAAAGCAGGCTATGAACGAATCGGTTTCATTGGCGGAAAAGGCCTTAATCTCAATAACATCCAACAAGCTGATGCCCGTGAAATCGCCTTTCGTGAATTTACAGGGATGCAAGGGATAAAAGAAGCGCCATTATATGTGGATGGCCCATTTAATGTAAAAAACGGTTATCAACTTGGTAAACGGGTTCTTGAACAAAGCGGTGATAATTTACCGGAAGCATTTATTATTGCCTCTGATACGCTAAGTGTTGGTGTTCTCCAGGCTTTTAATGAAGCAGGGGTAATTGTGCCACGTGATACTGTCGTGATTAGCATCAATAACAGTGACGTTGCTAAGTATGTTTCACCGCCGTTAACGTCCTACAATATCAACCAAGAGACGCTTAGCCGGATGGCAATTAACCTTCTCCAAGATTTAATAACTCATCCCCAGCGCCCGCACGTTCATCTGACAGTAAATACCAATATTGTTTTTCGTAAAAGCTTTCCTAAAGAAAATAAGTAG